In Cicer arietinum cultivar CDC Frontier isolate Library 1 chromosome 7, Cicar.CDCFrontier_v2.0, whole genome shotgun sequence, a single window of DNA contains:
- the LOC101492407 gene encoding protein FAR-RED IMPAIRED RESPONSE 1-like, which produces MDCGTIEDEGIRVDNLDDDDNTCCWEPTTWMCFSCLEEVKSFYEEYASRKGFGWKIRYSRKGQDGELCYLILACSREGSKVSKISCTLKTLPTKVNNCPAKIVIKLDKDGLWYITKFEPDHTHETSPTKARLFKANKKMNLHVKRTIQINDDAGVRINKTFQSLVKDVGGHENVPFCERDMRNYVNKERRAIGKEGDGKALISYFCQMREQNSDFFYDIDLDDDFHVRNVFWVDARSRAAYEYFGDVVTFDTTYLTNKYDMPFCCVCWCESPWSINITWMWTVVR; this is translated from the coding sequence ATGGATTGTGGTACTATTGAAGATGAAGGTATCAGGGTTGACAACCTTGATGATGATGACAACACATGTTGTTGGGAGCCTACAACATGGATGTGTTTTTCTTGCTTAGAAGAAGTCAAATCATTTTATGAAGAGTATGCTTCGAGAAAGGGTTTTGGGTGGAAGATTAGATATTCAAGAAAAGGGCAAGATGGGGAGCTCTGCTACTTAATTTTAGCATGCTCAAGAGAGGGGTCTAAAGTGTCAAAAATTTCGTGTACGTTAAAAACACTTCCAACTAAGGTAAATAATTGTCCTGCCAAGATTGTTATTAAGTTGGATAAAGATGGATTGTGGTACATTACAAAATTTGAACCTGATCATACTCATGAGACGAGTCCTACAAAGGCAAGGTTGTTCAAAGCTaataagaaaatgaatttgCATGTAAAGAGAACAATACAAATCAATGATGATGCAGGAGTGAGGATCAACAAGACATTTCAATCTCTTGTCAAAGATGTAGGAGGACATGAAAACGTACCATTTTGTGAAAGAGATATGAGGAATTATGTTAACAAGGAACGACGCGCAATAGGAAAAGAAGGTGATGGAAAGGCCTTGATAAGCTATTTTTGCCAAATGAGGGAACAAAATTCAGATTTCTTCTATGACATAGATTTGGATGATGATTTTCACGTAAGGAATGTGTTTTGGGTTGACGCAAGAAGTAGAGCTGCTTATGAATACTTTGGAGATGTTGTGACTTTTGACACAACATATTTGACTAATAAGTATGACATGCCTTTTTGCTGCGTTTGTTGGTGTGAATCACCATGGTCAATCAACATTACTTGGATGTGGACTGTTGTCAGGTGA
- the LOC140918805 gene encoding protein FAR1-RELATED SEQUENCE 5-like encodes MKKIPGKLNKYSEYKKIKFALKDAVNDTVTKETFEEKWCSFIEKFELQQNDWLNGLYNEHHRWAPTLLRKYFWEGMSTTQRSESIHSFFDGYIKSTTSLNQFVKQYDNALISRAEKEFEADFNSMDTKISCGSNSSIEKQFQCEYTHAKFKEVQTEFRSNMNCVASLYTVEGSFATYHVLEEV; translated from the coding sequence atgaaaaaaattcctGGAAAGCTCAATAAATATAGTGAATATAAAAAGATTAAGTTTGCATTGAAAGATGCGGTTAATGACACAGTCACAAAAGAGACATTTGAAGAAAAATGGTGTTCTTTCATTGAAAAATTTGAGCTTCAACAAAATGATTGGTTGAATGGATTATATAACGAACATCATAGATGGGCACCAACCTTGCTAAGGAAATATTTTTGGGAAGGTATGTCTACTACACAACGAAGTGAGAGTATACATTCTTTCTTTGATGGTTATATCAAGTCAACGACAAGTttaaatcaatttgtaaaaCAATATGATAATGCTCTCATAAGTCGAGcagaaaaagaatttgaagcAGATTTTAATTCGATGGATACTAAAATTTCTTGTGGGTCAAACTCGTCAATTGAAAAGCAATTCCAATGTGAATACACTCATGCCAAATTTAAGGAAGTTCAAACAGAATTTAGATCTAATATGAATTGTGTTGCTTCCTTGTATACCGTGGAGGGTTCCTTTGCTACATACCATGTGTTGGAGGAAGTGTGA